A portion of the uncultured Draconibacterium sp. genome contains these proteins:
- a CDS encoding beta-L-arabinofuranosidase domain-containing protein, protein MKLFKPIVGIILGLCAWGTNAVFAQSGDQILDGIGETGLIARYTLEENAKDWSRNNLHGTIHGSDYKFVDDEIFGKVISLSGDGETYISIPGELLAGEESLSISGWIFPLSENSEAPLFDFGKNNKSSFMATPAADGFAAKVNTAADTYTAASDALELNKWNHIAIVINVPSKSFTSYINGKVASQVDDTEIELKQLFSGQKEAGQFLIGKSLNSDAVTLNAKLHDFRIYRIPLNNRQVGWINFSALHKEEAEEMMRNRQEAELQEFSESTPQLYNAWLTEVPAIEVETEVGFLPRLPRFVKGVYGNNIEGPDVRVLWPAPEDNSDVQKVGKYTVTGRVAGTDIEPKAIVTVVEHNHDHDAPHRTLEAFNLDEVQLTEDLHHHETKFVENRDKFVDGLLETNPDDFLYMFRNAFGQEQPEGAKPLGVWDSQETKLRGHATGHYLSALAQAYSSAAYDPAIQVKFADKMEYMVNTLYDLAQLSGTPKTAGGESVADPLAVPPGPGKEGFDSDLSEDGIRTDYQNWGKGFISAYPPDQFIMLEHGAKYGTDNDKVWAPYYTLHKILAGLMDIYEVSGNEKALDIVEGMGDWVHARLSVVPTETLIDIWNTYIAGEFGGMNEALARLSRLTNDKSYLETAKLFDNIRVFFGDAEHSHGLAKNVDMFRGLHANQHIPQIMGALEIYRDSKESEYFDIADNFWNKATGDYMYSIGGVAGARNPANAECFTAQPATLYENGFSVGGQNETCATYNMLKLSRNLFLYNQQAELMDYYERGLYNHILASVAEDSPANTYHVPLRAGSVKHFSNAHMDGFTCCNGTALESNTKLQNSIYFRSADNDALYVNLYVPSTLKWTDKNITVTQTTAYPKEDNTTLTISGSGKFDLNVRVPHWATEGFFVTINGKKEAVDAEPGSYLTISRKWKDGDKVELRMPFHFYLEPVMDQQNVASLFYGPVLLAAQEEAPRKEWRKVTLDAEDISKSISGDPEKLEFEIDGVSYKPFYETYGRHSVYLDVTLK, encoded by the coding sequence ATGAAACTATTTAAGCCGATCGTTGGAATAATACTTGGTCTTTGTGCCTGGGGTACAAATGCCGTATTTGCACAAAGCGGTGATCAGATTTTAGACGGTATTGGAGAAACCGGATTAATTGCCCGTTACACACTGGAAGAAAATGCAAAAGATTGGTCCAGGAATAATTTACACGGTACAATACATGGTTCGGATTACAAATTTGTTGACGACGAAATATTCGGCAAAGTAATTTCATTATCAGGTGATGGGGAAACTTATATTTCAATCCCCGGCGAACTTTTGGCAGGAGAGGAGTCGCTAAGTATTTCGGGGTGGATATTTCCGCTATCGGAAAACAGCGAAGCACCACTGTTCGACTTTGGTAAAAACAACAAGTCGAGCTTTATGGCAACCCCTGCAGCCGATGGTTTTGCGGCTAAAGTTAATACTGCAGCCGATACTTACACCGCTGCTTCTGATGCACTCGAATTAAACAAATGGAACCACATAGCAATTGTTATTAACGTTCCTTCAAAATCGTTTACCAGCTACATTAACGGAAAAGTAGCCAGCCAGGTAGACGACACGGAGATAGAGCTAAAACAATTGTTTAGCGGCCAGAAAGAGGCTGGGCAGTTTCTTATCGGAAAATCGCTAAATTCAGATGCTGTAACATTAAATGCCAAATTGCACGACTTTCGCATTTATCGCATTCCGCTGAATAACCGTCAGGTGGGATGGATTAATTTTAGTGCGCTGCACAAAGAAGAAGCAGAAGAAATGATGAGAAACCGACAAGAAGCAGAACTTCAGGAATTTTCGGAATCAACCCCTCAGCTGTACAATGCCTGGCTAACTGAAGTTCCTGCTATTGAAGTAGAAACAGAAGTTGGTTTTTTGCCCCGCTTGCCCCGTTTTGTAAAAGGCGTTTATGGCAACAATATCGAAGGACCCGATGTACGTGTTCTTTGGCCTGCTCCGGAAGATAACAGCGACGTGCAAAAGGTTGGTAAATATACCGTAACCGGACGAGTTGCCGGAACCGATATTGAGCCAAAAGCAATTGTTACAGTGGTAGAGCATAATCACGATCATGATGCTCCGCACCGCACGTTGGAGGCTTTTAATTTAGATGAGGTTCAGTTAACCGAAGATCTTCATCACCACGAAACAAAATTTGTTGAGAACCGCGATAAATTCGTCGACGGCTTATTGGAAACCAATCCTGATGATTTCCTCTATATGTTTCGTAACGCTTTCGGGCAGGAACAGCCTGAAGGTGCCAAACCTCTTGGTGTTTGGGACAGCCAGGAAACAAAACTTCGCGGTCATGCAACAGGTCACTACCTGAGTGCTTTGGCACAAGCGTATTCAAGTGCGGCATACGATCCTGCTATCCAGGTTAAGTTTGCCGATAAAATGGAGTATATGGTGAATACGCTGTATGATTTGGCACAACTATCGGGAACACCTAAAACTGCCGGTGGTGAGTCTGTAGCCGATCCGTTGGCTGTTCCTCCGGGACCGGGTAAAGAGGGTTTTGACTCGGATTTAAGCGAAGACGGCATCCGCACCGACTACCAAAACTGGGGTAAAGGATTTATCAGTGCCTATCCTCCTGATCAGTTTATTATGCTGGAACACGGTGCAAAATACGGAACCGACAATGATAAAGTTTGGGCACCATATTATACGTTACACAAGATATTGGCCGGTTTAATGGATATTTACGAAGTGAGTGGCAATGAAAAAGCACTTGACATTGTAGAAGGAATGGGCGACTGGGTGCATGCACGTTTAAGTGTGGTACCAACCGAAACGCTCATTGATATCTGGAATACATACATTGCCGGCGAATTTGGCGGAATGAACGAAGCGCTGGCAAGATTAAGCCGCCTGACCAACGATAAAAGTTACCTTGAAACAGCTAAGTTATTCGATAACATCCGTGTATTTTTTGGCGATGCCGAGCATTCGCACGGACTGGCAAAAAACGTAGATATGTTCCGCGGTTTACATGCCAACCAGCATATTCCGCAAATTATGGGTGCCCTGGAAATTTATCGTGATTCGAAGGAATCGGAATATTTTGATATTGCTGATAACTTTTGGAACAAAGCCACCGGCGATTATATGTATAGTATTGGCGGTGTTGCAGGAGCCCGTAACCCTGCCAATGCGGAATGTTTTACTGCTCAGCCGGCTACACTTTACGAAAATGGTTTCTCGGTTGGCGGACAGAATGAAACCTGTGCAACATACAATATGCTTAAATTAAGCCGCAACCTGTTTTTGTATAATCAGCAAGCCGAGTTAATGGATTATTACGAGCGCGGATTATACAACCATATTTTGGCATCAGTTGCAGAAGACAGTCCTGCTAATACGTATCACGTACCTTTGCGTGCCGGTTCTGTTAAGCATTTTAGCAATGCCCACATGGATGGTTTTACCTGCTGTAACGGTACGGCACTTGAGAGCAATACAAAACTGCAGAACTCAATTTACTTCAGAAGCGCAGACAACGATGCTTTGTATGTTAACCTGTATGTGCCTTCTACACTAAAATGGACTGATAAGAATATTACAGTTACGCAAACAACTGCTTATCCGAAAGAGGACAACACCACATTAACAATTAGTGGAAGCGGCAAATTCGACTTAAATGTACGTGTGCCGCATTGGGCTACCGAAGGATTTTTTGTGACTATTAATGGCAAGAAAGAGGCTGTTGATGCTGAGCCTGGAAGTTACCTTACTATTAGTCGGAAATGGAAAGACGGCGACAAAGTAGAGTTACGTATGCCATTCCATTTTTATCTGGAGCCGGTAATGGATCAGCAAAATGTTGCCAGTTTATTTTACGGACCTGTTCTTCTTGCTGCACAAGAAGAAGCGCCTCGCAAAGAATGGCGTAAAGTAACGCTGGATGCCGAAGACATCAGCAAATCGATTTCAGGTGATCCTGAAAAACTGGAATTTGAAATTGATGGTGTTAGCTACAAGCCGTTTTACGAAACATACGGACGTCATTCAGTTTATTTGGATGTAACTTTGAAATAA
- a CDS encoding porin family protein, translating into MKTGKRLATMVLGLLLANSLLAQTIGVKAGYTLSDMLIEDDGEIITENLDMRSGFHLGPTFEWGIGDGAGIETALLITTKGIQLNESETFEGISYSVNSEVNLWYLDIPVFGKLYADVNDIRIYGMAGPYFGIGLSGKTKINESVGGVGNDEEQDIVWGPDNDDDLKRLGLGLAVGGGMEVNSFLFEFTGHFGLNNISPQTDYDMVVRNRSFMFSVGYKFHK; encoded by the coding sequence ATGAAAACAGGAAAACGATTAGCAACAATGGTTTTGGGTTTATTGCTGGCAAATTCGTTACTGGCTCAAACCATTGGCGTAAAAGCCGGATACACCTTGTCGGATATGTTGATTGAAGATGATGGCGAAATCATTACCGAGAACCTGGATATGCGTTCTGGATTTCACCTTGGGCCAACTTTCGAGTGGGGAATTGGCGACGGTGCCGGTATTGAAACCGCTTTGTTGATTACCACCAAAGGAATTCAATTAAACGAATCGGAAACATTCGAGGGGATAAGCTATAGCGTAAATTCGGAAGTAAACCTGTGGTACCTCGATATTCCGGTTTTTGGAAAATTGTATGCCGATGTGAACGACATCAGGATTTACGGAATGGCCGGTCCGTATTTTGGTATTGGTCTTAGCGGCAAAACAAAAATAAACGAATCGGTTGGAGGAGTAGGCAACGATGAAGAGCAGGACATTGTTTGGGGACCCGATAACGACGACGATCTGAAACGTTTGGGACTAGGCCTGGCAGTTGGCGGAGGAATGGAAGTGAATTCCTTTCTTTTTGAATTTACGGGGCATTTTGGGCTAAACAATATTTCGCCGCAAACCGACTACGATATGGTTGTGCGCAACCGCTCGTTTATGTTCTCTGTCGGATACAAGTTTCATAAATAG
- a CDS encoding C-GCAxxG-C-C family protein, translating into MKNTCSARKEARSLLFKLGCTGAVYSVVNKNFGQRDSEVEKATGPLCGGILQEGHQCGMLWGAALAAGAEANRRMKDTNAATSLAISTAHDLVDSFTQRTSRVNCRDISRCNQKSMLGQIKFFITGKPLNCARLIGRWAPEAVDTADKSLAIKPASSDTPVVSCASIVAEKIGAGKEKAMMLAGFAGGIGLSGNACGALGAAVYLKAEKWFRENPDDRRFIVPGSEEIMRDFMFENKGEVRCSKICGKTFNTPEEHSDYIQNGGCSKLIDLLASA; encoded by the coding sequence ATGAAAAATACCTGTTCAGCAAGAAAAGAAGCCCGGAGTCTCCTGTTTAAATTAGGGTGCACCGGGGCAGTATATTCAGTGGTAAATAAAAATTTCGGACAGCGCGACAGTGAGGTGGAAAAGGCAACCGGACCTTTATGTGGCGGCATTTTGCAAGAGGGGCACCAATGCGGTATGCTATGGGGAGCCGCTCTTGCAGCCGGTGCCGAGGCTAACCGAAGAATGAAAGATACAAATGCGGCTACCTCGCTGGCTATTTCAACTGCGCATGATTTGGTTGATTCATTTACACAAAGAACATCACGGGTGAATTGCCGCGATATTTCTCGCTGTAACCAGAAATCGATGTTGGGGCAGATTAAATTTTTTATCACCGGAAAACCGCTTAATTGTGCCCGCCTGATAGGTCGATGGGCACCCGAGGCAGTTGATACAGCAGATAAAAGTCTGGCCATAAAGCCGGCGAGTTCTGATACTCCTGTTGTAAGTTGCGCGAGTATTGTAGCCGAAAAAATTGGGGCCGGTAAAGAAAAAGCAATGATGCTGGCCGGTTTTGCCGGTGGAATAGGTTTGAGCGGCAATGCCTGTGGTGCACTTGGAGCTGCCGTGTACTTAAAAGCTGAAAAGTGGTTTCGCGAGAATCCTGACGACAGACGCTTTATTGTCCCCGGTTCAGAAGAAATAATGCGCGATTTTATGTTTGAAAACAAGGGAGAGGTGCGCTGCAGTAAAATTTGCGGAAAAACATTCAATACACCTGAAGAACACTCGGATTATATACAAAATGGCGGTTGTAGTAAATTGATTGATTTGCTGGCTTCGGCCTGA
- a CDS encoding serine hydrolase: MKLLIGKMLLMLVILQAVLGTSSCNNKKTEEIVLTPPAEMNDGINVGTPVDANIDERFIKDAVSKIYAGKFGEIHSMLIYKNDKLAVEQYFPGHLYAWDKPYYHGDYVEYGPETMHSVMSVSKSFVSACIGIAIDKGFIKSVDQSIFDYLPEHQHLKTNNREYITIEHLLTMTSGLAWDEWSAAHGTESANDMDRLYFDCDDPVTCVLDREWWAEPGTFFTYNGGGIVILGEILRNATGLDLDEFSKKYLFEPLGIKEGTWMKYQDGVVVEAASSLSVTPRDMLKLGVTYLDNGMWNGERILSANWVAKSSTVYNNITGINLPIEDSGKNGYGYTWWQSEFYHGGKNIKMYRANGWGGQVIMVFPDLDMTVVFTSGNWAGKSKLFKLVRQYILPSVEM, from the coding sequence ATGAAGCTGCTGATCGGAAAAATGTTACTCATGTTGGTTATACTTCAAGCGGTATTGGGAACCAGTTCGTGTAACAATAAAAAAACGGAGGAGATTGTTTTAACTCCTCCGGCAGAAATGAACGATGGAATAAATGTGGGTACACCGGTTGATGCCAATATTGATGAGCGCTTTATAAAGGATGCTGTTAGTAAAATTTACGCCGGTAAATTTGGTGAGATTCATTCTATGTTGATCTACAAAAATGACAAGCTGGCGGTTGAGCAGTATTTCCCTGGACATCTTTACGCGTGGGACAAACCTTACTACCATGGCGACTATGTAGAATACGGTCCGGAAACAATGCACAGTGTAATGTCGGTATCAAAAAGTTTTGTGTCGGCATGTATCGGAATCGCCATCGATAAAGGTTTTATAAAAAGTGTAGATCAATCCATTTTTGATTACCTGCCCGAACATCAGCATCTGAAAACCAATAACCGCGAATACATCACTATTGAACACCTGTTGACTATGACCTCCGGACTGGCCTGGGACGAATGGAGTGCCGCACACGGAACGGAATCAGCCAACGATATGGATAGACTGTATTTTGATTGCGACGATCCGGTAACTTGTGTATTAGATCGTGAATGGTGGGCCGAACCCGGAACATTTTTTACCTACAACGGTGGTGGGATCGTTATTTTGGGTGAAATTCTAAGAAATGCCACCGGACTTGATCTCGACGAGTTTTCGAAAAAGTATTTGTTCGAACCGCTGGGAATAAAAGAAGGAACGTGGATGAAATATCAGGATGGAGTAGTTGTTGAAGCAGCCAGTTCGCTAAGTGTAACTCCACGCGATATGCTGAAACTGGGAGTTACTTACCTCGATAACGGAATGTGGAACGGTGAGCGTATCCTGTCTGCAAATTGGGTGGCCAAGAGTTCAACCGTTTATAATAACATCACAGGTATAAATTTACCCATCGAAGATTCGGGAAAGAACGGATACGGTTATACCTGGTGGCAAAGCGAGTTCTATCACGGTGGCAAAAACATAAAAATGTATCGTGCCAACGGTTGGGGCGGACAAGTAATTATGGTTTTCCCCGATTTGGATATGACCGTTGTTTTTACCAGTGGAAACTGGGCCGGAAAATCGAAGTTGTTTAAATTAGTGCGTCAGTATATTTTGCCTTCAGTTGAAATGTAA
- a CDS encoding acyltransferase family protein, with protein sequence MKTRIYFLDHLRTLMIFLVVVLHSGLVYEHVLQNSWIVVDPVKANSIGMIRLYLDLFIMFTIFFISGYLIPMSLKSKTSIEFIKSKVKRILIPWVIAVFTLIPAYKFIFLYSRGLPQEEWFSYFHFFERAGSDLSFYANNPAQNWLWFLPVLFMFQVIYLVLAKTKVLSLKINLKTAVIAMFVVGVVSSVTIAQMGLNGWYDSAILHFQRERLLVYLMLFLLGSLCDKLKVFESNKKNKRLYIIANVVLTFTLGIFTAVALNTFFNIIDPGRNYYFISQFADRVAYYAFGLASQLTLLYVFLYGFRHSLNKRFALMDELNRNSYSVYIIHTIVLGVVALSIMALPIPPMVKFLIVTLLTFVLSNLLIYSWRTIRQREINTKTVATAILSVVIVLAAFTAYPGTTNNEEQKTETTETSTAPQSGNSIHAAVIAGDVEAVKSIIASGADLNEKEPAGGSSPLMTACVFGKTEIAKVLIDAGADLNVTNNDGSTALHTAAFFCRTEIVKALLNKGIDTSVVNNSGASAAQSVMAPFEAVKGIYEYFAKVYEPLGLQLDLDRIEKTRPVIAEIISTNS encoded by the coding sequence ATGAAAACACGAATTTATTTTCTCGACCATTTAAGAACATTAATGATTTTCCTGGTTGTTGTTTTACACTCAGGATTAGTTTATGAACATGTTTTGCAAAACTCATGGATTGTTGTCGATCCTGTAAAAGCAAATTCAATCGGAATGATCCGTTTGTACCTTGATCTGTTTATAATGTTTACGATCTTCTTTATCTCCGGGTATTTAATTCCGATGTCGTTGAAGTCGAAAACATCAATTGAATTCATCAAATCGAAAGTGAAACGTATTTTGATTCCTTGGGTAATCGCCGTTTTTACTTTGATTCCTGCTTACAAATTCATCTTTTTATATTCACGTGGTTTACCACAGGAAGAATGGTTCTCGTACTTTCACTTTTTTGAACGTGCCGGAAGCGACCTGAGTTTTTATGCCAATAACCCGGCACAAAACTGGTTGTGGTTTTTGCCTGTCCTTTTTATGTTCCAGGTGATTTATCTGGTACTGGCCAAAACAAAAGTATTGTCGTTAAAAATAAATCTGAAAACTGCCGTAATTGCAATGTTTGTGGTTGGTGTAGTATCAAGTGTTACCATTGCACAAATGGGACTGAACGGCTGGTACGATTCTGCTATTCTGCATTTTCAGCGCGAGCGCTTGTTGGTTTACTTAATGTTGTTTTTATTGGGCTCACTTTGCGACAAACTAAAGGTGTTTGAATCAAACAAAAAGAACAAACGACTTTATATTATTGCAAATGTTGTGTTGACATTCACACTGGGTATTTTTACCGCAGTTGCTTTAAATACCTTTTTCAATATCATCGATCCGGGACGTAACTACTATTTTATTTCGCAGTTTGCCGACCGTGTAGCTTATTATGCTTTTGGACTAGCATCTCAACTTACTTTACTGTATGTGTTCCTTTACGGGTTCCGCCACAGTTTAAACAAAAGGTTTGCGTTAATGGACGAACTGAACCGTAATTCTTACTCGGTTTATATTATTCACACTATTGTATTGGGTGTAGTTGCACTGTCAATTATGGCATTACCAATTCCACCGATGGTAAAATTCTTAATTGTAACTCTACTTACATTTGTCCTTTCAAATCTGCTTATATACTCGTGGCGAACCATTCGTCAGCGCGAGATTAACACAAAAACCGTTGCTACTGCAATACTATCGGTAGTAATTGTACTGGCTGCTTTTACTGCTTATCCCGGAACAACAAACAATGAAGAACAGAAAACAGAAACAACAGAAACAAGCACAGCGCCTCAAAGCGGGAACAGTATTCATGCAGCAGTAATTGCAGGTGATGTGGAAGCAGTAAAATCAATAATTGCATCGGGAGCTGATTTGAATGAAAAAGAACCAGCCGGTGGCTCAAGTCCTTTAATGACTGCCTGTGTATTCGGAAAAACAGAAATTGCCAAAGTATTGATCGACGCCGGAGCCGACCTGAACGTAACCAATAACGATGGTTCAACCGCATTGCACACCGCTGCTTTTTTCTGCCGCACCGAAATAGTTAAAGCTTTATTAAACAAAGGCATCGATACTTCCGTAGTAAATAATTCAGGCGCCAGTGCTGCACAGTCGGTTATGGCTCCTTTTGAAGCAGTAAAAGGAATCTATGAATATTTTGCCAAAGTATACGAGCCACTCGGACTTCAACTTGATCTCGACAGGATTGAAAAAACGCGTCCTGTAATTGCTGAAATAATCTCAACTAACTCATAA
- a CDS encoding helix-turn-helix domain-containing protein, whose amino-acid sequence MPGLNTAEKNFLTQITQLVEENISNEQFGVSELADAVGMSRSNLLRKIKKITDLSASQFIRNVRLKYAAELLQEGSYTVSEVSYKVGFGSPSYFIKCFRELYGYPPGEMSMHEESEEQEQQEVEIEPELQAHTPKKKFPVLLVSLFSIIAIAAVLYVVLQPKSGNSKKVKSIAVLPFLNDSNDTTNVYIINGLMEATLNNLQQIKDLRVISRTSVEQYRDNPKSSPEIAKELNATYLIEGSGQKIGDQILLNIQLIEAKTDKHLWSQQYRRDTEDIFTLQADVAKSIAEQIEAIVTPEEIQRIEKAPTNNLVAYDLFLKGYDLLGKPTEENLKAAIPYFKQAIQHDEKFARSYAGIAIAFYLLDENKTEKHFADSINYYADQALFYDSKLPQSLIAKALFYMEHSEYELALPYFEKALEVSPNSDVVLIFLVELYVNYLPNTEKYLEYALKGLEIDIVAAYDSSAASYSYLHISNAFIQSGFVDEAEKYIDISLEYLPENLYSQYVKAYIDYAKNQDLNQLNKSLLATFEKDKTRLDVLQEVAKSYYYLRNFETAAVYYKAFVEAREMYNLEIYRSENGKIGVTFDKVGEQELSDKYFEQYRTWAENDPSIYSNFSLAFYNSYKGNTDKAIDYLKAFTKQDNFHYWTILFTPIDPLMENLQKHPEYKKVFREIEDKFNANHIRVKKSLQEKGLL is encoded by the coding sequence ATGCCAGGTCTTAACACTGCCGAAAAGAATTTTCTAACCCAAATAACTCAGCTTGTTGAGGAGAACATTTCGAACGAGCAGTTTGGTGTTTCGGAGTTGGCAGATGCCGTTGGGATGAGCCGCTCGAACCTGTTACGAAAAATCAAAAAAATAACCGATTTATCCGCCAGCCAGTTTATTCGCAACGTACGTTTAAAATATGCCGCCGAATTGCTTCAGGAAGGATCGTACACCGTTTCGGAAGTGTCGTACAAAGTTGGTTTTGGCAGCCCCTCCTACTTCATCAAATGTTTCCGCGAGCTGTATGGTTACCCTCCCGGCGAAATGAGCATGCACGAGGAGTCGGAAGAGCAAGAACAACAGGAAGTGGAAATAGAACCGGAGTTACAGGCACACACTCCGAAAAAGAAATTTCCCGTTCTGTTGGTCTCCCTCTTTTCGATAATTGCAATTGCAGCCGTTTTGTACGTTGTGTTACAACCCAAATCGGGCAACAGTAAAAAAGTAAAATCGATTGCTGTACTTCCATTTTTGAACGACAGCAACGACACCACCAACGTTTATATCATTAACGGGCTGATGGAGGCGACACTGAACAACTTGCAACAAATAAAGGACCTGCGGGTAATCAGCCGCACATCGGTTGAGCAGTATCGCGACAATCCGAAATCGTCGCCGGAGATTGCTAAGGAACTAAATGCCACCTACCTTATTGAAGGCAGCGGACAGAAAATTGGCGACCAGATTCTGCTCAATATACAGTTGATAGAAGCTAAAACCGATAAGCATTTGTGGAGCCAGCAATACCGCCGCGACACTGAAGACATTTTTACACTGCAGGCCGATGTGGCAAAAAGTATTGCCGAACAAATTGAAGCGATTGTTACGCCTGAAGAAATACAACGTATTGAAAAAGCACCAACCAATAACCTGGTAGCTTACGACTTGTTCTTAAAGGGATATGATTTGCTTGGTAAACCAACGGAAGAAAACCTGAAAGCGGCCATTCCTTATTTCAAACAGGCTATTCAACACGACGAAAAATTTGCCCGTTCTTATGCCGGTATTGCCATTGCGTTCTATCTTTTAGACGAAAATAAAACGGAAAAGCATTTTGCCGACTCCATAAACTATTATGCCGACCAGGCACTTTTTTACGACTCGAAATTGCCACAGAGTTTAATTGCCAAAGCGCTTTTTTATATGGAGCACAGCGAGTATGAACTGGCACTTCCCTATTTTGAAAAGGCTTTGGAAGTTAGTCCTAATTCCGATGTGGTTCTCATCTTTCTGGTTGAATTGTATGTGAATTATTTACCGAATACCGAGAAATACCTGGAATATGCGTTAAAGGGGCTTGAAATTGATATTGTTGCAGCCTACGATTCATCGGCGGCAAGTTACAGTTACCTGCACATCAGTAATGCATTTATCCAGTCGGGCTTTGTTGATGAAGCTGAAAAATACATCGATATTTCACTTGAATACCTTCCTGAAAACCTATACTCGCAATACGTAAAAGCGTATATCGATTATGCGAAGAATCAAGATCTGAACCAGCTAAACAAGTCATTGTTGGCTACTTTTGAAAAAGACAAAACCCGTCTCGATGTATTGCAGGAAGTGGCAAAATCATACTATTACCTGCGCAATTTTGAAACAGCGGCGGTCTATTACAAAGCATTTGTTGAAGCCCGTGAAATGTACAATCTCGAAATTTACCGATCGGAAAACGGCAAAATAGGTGTGACTTTTGATAAAGTGGGCGAGCAGGAATTATCGGATAAATATTTTGAGCAGTACAGAACATGGGCAGAAAATGATCCATCCATTTACAGCAATTTTTCGCTGGCATTTTATAACTCTTACAAGGGAAATACCGACAAGGCTATCGACTATTTAAAAGCTTTTACAAAGCAGGATAATTTTCATTACTGGACGATTTTGTTTACACCTATCGATCCGCTGATGGAGAATTTACAGAAGCATCCGGAGTATAAAAAGGTATTCCGTGAAATTGAAGATAAATTCAATGCGAATCACATTCGAGTAAAAAAATCGCTACAGGAAAAAGGACTATTGTAG
- a CDS encoding 2-oxoacid:acceptor oxidoreductase family protein, with translation MTEEMIIAGFGGQGVLSMGKILAYSGIMEDKEVTWFPSYGPEMRGGTANVTVIVSDTRISSPILQEFDTAIILNQQSMDKFEKAVKPGGTLLYDPNGVINPPTRTDINIFKVEGTKTAVEMGNPKVFNMIVFGSYLKVRPILSLDNVEKGLEKSLPERYHKLIPLNLEAIKKGQEIVEDVQLV, from the coding sequence ATGACAGAAGAAATGATAATTGCCGGATTTGGAGGACAAGGCGTTCTTTCGATGGGTAAAATTCTTGCTTACTCGGGTATTATGGAAGACAAGGAAGTAACCTGGTTTCCATCTTACGGTCCTGAAATGCGTGGTGGTACTGCCAACGTTACAGTAATTGTTAGCGATACCCGCATTAGTTCGCCCATTTTACAAGAATTTGATACAGCCATTATTCTGAACCAACAGAGTATGGACAAATTTGAAAAAGCGGTAAAACCGGGTGGTACTTTATTGTACGATCCTAACGGTGTGATCAATCCGCCAACACGTACTGATATCAACATCTTTAAAGTTGAGGGAACAAAAACGGCTGTTGAGATGGGAAATCCAAAAGTGTTTAACATGATTGTTTTTGGAAGTTACCTAAAAGTACGACCTATTCTTTCGTTGGATAACGTTGAAAAAGGGTTGGAAAAATCACTTCCGGAACGTTACCATAAACTGATTCCACTAAACCTTGAGGCCATTAAAAAGGGTCAGGAGATTGTGGAAGATGTGCAACTGGTTTAA